In Pseudorca crassidens isolate mPseCra1 chromosome 16, mPseCra1.hap1, whole genome shotgun sequence, one DNA window encodes the following:
- the WNT8B gene encoding protein Wnt-8b: protein MADFVEFKTSAEEVTADVVERARELALEVEAEDVTELLSVNNFLMTGPKAYLIYSSSVAAGAQSGIEECKYQFAWDRWNCPERALQLSSHGGLRSANRETAFVHAISSAGVMYTLTRNCSLGDFDNCGCDDSRNGQLGGQGWLWGGCSDNVGFGEAISKQFVDALETGQDARAAMNLHNNEAGRKAVKGTMKRTCKCHGVSGSCTTQTCWLQLPEFREVGAHLKEKYHAALKVDLLQGAGNSAAGRGAIADTFRSISTRELVHLEDSPDYCLENKTLGLLGTEGRECLRRGRALGRWERRSCRRLCGDCGLAVEERRAETVSSCNCKFHWCCAVRCEQCRRRVTKYFCSRADRPRGGAAHKPGRKP from the exons ATGGCTGACTTTGTAGAGTTCAAGACTTCAgcggaggaagtaactgcagatgtggtggaaagagcaagagaactAGCATTAGAAGTGGAggctgaagatgtgactgaattgct gtcagTGAACAATTTCCTGATGACTGGTccaaag GCTTACTTGATCTACTCCAGCAGCGTGGCAGCTGGTGCCCAGAGTGGTATTGAAGAATGCAAATACCAGTTTGCCTGGGACCGCTGGAACTGCCCTGAGAGAGCCCTGCAGCTGTCCAGCCATGGCGGCCTTCGCAGTG CTAATCGGGAGACAGCATTTGTACATGCTATCAGTTCTGCCGGGGTTATGTACACTCTGACTAGAAACTGCAGCCTTGGGGATTTTGACAACTGTGGCTGTGATGACTCCCGCAATGGGCAACTGG GGGGCCAAGGCTGGCTGTGGGGAGGCTGCAGCGACAACGTGGGCTTCGGAGAGGCAATATCCAAGCAGTTCGTCGATGCCCTGGAGACAGGACAGGATGCTCGGGCAGCCATGAACCTGCACAACAACGAGGCTGGCCGCAAG GCGGTGAAGGGCACCATGAAACGCACGTGTAAGTGCCACGGCGTGTCTGGCAGCTGCACCACGCAGACCTGCTGGCTGCAGCTGCCTGAGTTCCGAGAGGTGGGCGCGCACCTGAAAGAGAAGTACCACGCAGCTCTCAAGGTGGACCTGCTGCAGGGTGCTGGCAACAGCGCGGCGGGCCGCGGCGCCATCGCAGACACCTTTCGCTCCATCTCCACGAGGGAGCTGGTGCACCTGGAGGACTCCCCAGACTACTGCCTGGAGAACAAAACGCTAGGACTGCTGGGCACCGAAGGCAGAGAGTGCCTGCGGCGCGGCCGGGCCCTGGGCCGCTGGGAGCGCCGAAGCTGCCGTCGGCTCTGCGGGGACTGTGGGCTAGCGGTGGAGGAGCGCCGCGCCGAGACCGTGTCCAGCTGCAACTGCAAGTTCCACTGGTGCTGCGCGGTCCGCTGCGAGCAGTGCCGCCGCCGGGTCACCAAGTACTTCTGCAGTCGCGCGGACCGGCCGCGGGGGGGCGCGGCGCACAAACCCGGGAGAAAACCCTAA